Proteins encoded within one genomic window of Carassius carassius chromosome 22, fCarCar2.1, whole genome shotgun sequence:
- the LOC132099100 gene encoding potassium voltage-gated channel subfamily A member 1-like encodes MTVVVAGDNMDETSSTLQGHPQDSQYSPECCERVVINISGLRFETQLKTLAQFPDTLLGNPKKRMRYFDPLRNEYFFDRNRPSFDAILYYYQSGGRLRRPVNVPLDMFSEEIKFYELGEEAMEKFREDEGFIREEERPLPENEFQRQVWLLFEYPESSGPARGIAIVSVMVILISIVIFCLETLPELKEDPHGRLQVIGNSTFYFKHNILTDPFFVVETLCIIWFTFELIVRFFACPSKPAFFKNMMNTIDMVSIIPYFITLGTEMAEDSEGGKEAKGGGEQATSLAILRVIRLVRVFRIFKLSRHSKGLQILGQTLKASMRELGLLIFFLFIGVILFSSAVYFAEADEKVSFFTSIPDAFWWAVVSMTTVGYGDMYPVTIGGKIVGSLCAIAGVLTIALPVPVIVSNFNYFYHRETEGDEQAQLLKVSDPNIASDSNSSRRSSSVVSKSEYMEIDDDLNNSIDNFREANLRTGNCTVANQNCVNMGKRLTDV; translated from the coding sequence ATGACTGTGGTGGTTGCTGGAGATAACATGGATGAAACATCCTCCACTCTGCAGGGGCATCCGCAGGACTCGCAGTATTCCCCCGAGTGCTGCGAGCGAGTTGTTATCAACATCTCAGGGCTGCGCTTTGAGACACAACTCAAGACGCTCGCCCAGTTCCCTGACACACTACTGGGCAACCCCAAGAAAAGGATGCGCTACTTTGACCCTTTAAGGAACGAATACTTCTTTGACAGAAACCGTCCGAGCTTTGATGCGATCCTCTACTACTATCAGTCAGGGGGAAGGTTAAGAAGACCCGTCAATGTACCTTTGGATATGTTCTCAGAAGAAATTAAGTTCTATGAGCTTGGAGAAGAAGCCATGGAAAAATTTCGAGAGGATGAGGGATTTATTCGTGAAGAAGAGCGTCCCCTGCCGGAGAATGAGTTTCAGAGACAGGTTTGGCTGCTATTCGAGTATCCCGAGAGCTCAGGCCCTGCTAGAGGAATCGCGATAGTGTCCGTCATGGTTATTCTCATTTCTATTGTGATATTTTGTTTGGAGACTTTACCAGAGTTGAAAGAAGATCCACACGGACGGCTCCAGGTGATAGGCAACAGCACATTCTACTTCAAACACAATATTCTTACCGACCCGTTTTTTGTTGTGGAGACACTTTGCATCATCTGGTTCACTTTTGAGTTGATTGTCCGTTTTTTCGCTTGCCCAAGTAAACCAGCCTTCTTCAAAAACATGATGAACACGATCGATATGGTTTCAATCATTCCATATTTCATAACACTTGGAACAGAGATGGCGGAGGACTCCGAGGGTGGAAAGGAGGCAAAGGGTGGAGGAGAGCAGGCCACATCTCTGGCCATTCTCAGGGTTATCCGCTTGGTCAGGGTGTTTCGGATATTTAAGCTGTCCAGACACTCCAAGGGGCTTCAGATCTTGGGCCAGACTTTGAAAGCCAGCATGCGCGAGCTGGGTCTtctcatcttttttcttttcatcggagtcatcttgttttccagtgcagtGTATTTCGCTGAGGCTGATGAAAAGGTTTCGTTCTTCACAAGTATCCCAGACGCCTTCTGGTGGGCGGTTGTTTCGATGACGACCGTGGGTTATGGAGACATGTACCCCGTTACTATCGGGGGCAAGATAGTAGGCTCTCTATGTGCCATTGCCGGAGTGCTAACAATTGCACTTCCAGTGCCTGTGATTGTGTCCAACTTTAACTATTTCTATCACAGAGAAACCGAAGGTGATGAACAGGCACAGCTCCTCAAGGTGAGCGATCCGAACATCGCGTCCGATTCTAACTCCAGTCGTCGCAGCTCGTCTGTCGTCAGCAAGTCAGAATACATGGAGATCGATGACGACCTCAATAACAGCATCGATAATTTTCGCGAGGCAAACCTGCGAACTGGGAACTGCACAGTTGCGAATCAGAATTGTGTAAATATGGGGAAGCGTCTCACAGATGTATAG